Proteins encoded in a region of the Salmo trutta chromosome 34, fSalTru1.1, whole genome shotgun sequence genome:
- the LOC115173950 gene encoding homeobox protein XHOX-3-like — MENRKEMVMLAEGGQLGTVVGKTGSNFSEAVGSPAQEPQGKTVHRNCLSPGSAPYSRDRADEEVEGAQGRVCADVRPVGMSSSTERHRIDHTNKETSSSDTESDFYEEIDVSCTPESMDYPNGKGRNGDSPCHPSDSGMDLGKMGSGQGSLSYGADAMRRYRTAFTREQIGRLEKEFYRENYVSRPRRCELAASLNLPETTIKVWFQNRRMKDKRQRLAMTWPHPADPAFYTYMMNHAAATGNLGYSFPSHLPLPYYSHLGVGAGSASSATPFSNPLRSLDSFRMLSHPYQRPELLCAFRHPSLYPSPAHSLGPGGSPCSCLACHSAQTNGFPQRPTGSDFPCSPTSRTDAFLTFTPSVLSKSSPVTLDQREEVPLTR, encoded by the exons ATGGAAAACAGAAAGGAGATGGTGATGCTCGCGGAGGGAGGTCAACTTGGCACGGTGGTTGGCAAGACGGGCTCTAATTTCTCGGAAGCAGTTGGAAGCCCCGCGCAAGAACCGCAAGGAAAGACGGTCCACAGGAACTGCCTGAGCCCGGGTTCTGCACCCTACTCGCGAGACAGAGCGGACGAGGAGGTGGAGGGCGCACAGGGACGCGTGTGCGCTGATGTAAGGCCGGTTGGCATGTCCTCTTCTACCGAGAGACACCGGATAGATCACACCAACAAAGAAACCAGCAGCTCGGACACTGAGTCAGACTTCTATGAGGAAATTGATGTGAGCTGCACGCCAGAAAGCATGGACTACCCCAATGGGAAAG GTCGAAACGGGGATTCCCCCTGCCACCCGAGTGACAGCGGCATGGATCTTGGTAAGATGGGTTCGGGACAGGGCTCGCTGTCTTACGGGGCCGACGCGATGCGACGGTACCGGACAGCATTCACTCGGGAGCAAATCGGCCGGTTGGAGAAGGAATTCTACCGGGAGAATTACGTGTCCAGGCCGAGGAGATGCGAACTGGCGGCTTCACTAAATTTACCAGAGACCACAATCAAG GTGTGGTTCCAGAACCGCCGAATGAAGGACAAGCGGCAGCGTCTGGCCATGACGTGGCCTCACCCCGCCGACCCCGCCTTCTACACCTACATGATGAACCACGCGGCCGCCACCGGGAATCTCGGTTACTCCTTCCCGTCCCACCTGCCATTACCGTATTACTCCCACCTTGGGGTCGGAGCCGGCTCGGCCTCCTCCGCCACCCCGTTCTCCAACCCACTCAGGTCCCTCGACAGTTTCCGGATGTTGTCTCATCCCTACCAGAGGCCGGAGCTGCTGTGTGCGTTCAGGCACCCATCCCTGTACCCCAGCCCGGCCCACAGCCTCGGTCCCGGGGGGAGCCCCTGTTCCTGCCTCGCCTGTCACTCCGCTCAAACAAACGGCTTTCCACAGAGGCCCACCGGGTCAGACTTCCCGTGCTCCCCAACGAGCAGGACTGACGCGTTTCTGACGTTTACACCGTCGGTGCTGAGCAAGTCCTCGCCGGTGACTTTGGACCAGAGAGAGGAGGTGCCATTGACCAGATAA